In a genomic window of uncultured Methanobrevibacter sp.:
- a CDS encoding HypC/HybG/HupF family hydrogenase formation chaperone, whose amino-acid sequence MCIAAPAQVVEINREENWLYADFGGARQQAKLDLLPEVEIGDYVLIHAGFAIEKLSEEAAKESLEAWEELLEVLEEEDREMEKARMADLNQ is encoded by the coding sequence ATGTGTATTGCAGCACCTGCTCAAGTTGTTGAAATTAATAGAGAAGAAAATTGGCTTTATGCTGATTTTGGTGGAGCAAGACAACAAGCTAAATTAGACTTATTGCCTGAAGTGGAAATTGGTGATTATGTTTTAATCCATGCTGGTTTTGCAATTGAAAAATTATCCGAAGAAGCTGCTAAAGAATCTTTAGAAGCTTGGGAAGAACTTTTAGAAGTTCTTGAAGAAGAAGACAGAGAAATGGAAAAAGCAAGAATGGCTGATTTAAATCAATAG
- a CDS encoding amino acid-binding protein → MMIKMWEKVNEKFKKYPARIRVAEKMIELGLSINDDGKIYCGNLKISDKALATAAEVDRRAIKSTIEVIKEDNELKNIFSNIIPAGTLLKNIAKNLDLGVIEIEVGSESEGILAATTNLISQKGIGIRQAYAEDTALQKAPILTIITEKPVQGDLINEFLKIKGVTRVSIY, encoded by the coding sequence ATGATGATTAAAATGTGGGAAAAAGTCAATGAAAAATTTAAAAAATATCCTGCAAGAATAAGAGTTGCAGAAAAAATGATTGAACTTGGCCTTTCCATTAACGATGATGGAAAAATATACTGCGGAAATTTGAAAATCAGTGATAAAGCATTAGCAACAGCAGCAGAAGTTGACAGAAGAGCAATTAAATCAACAATTGAAGTTATAAAAGAAGATAATGAATTAAAAAATATATTCTCAAATATTATTCCTGCAGGAACATTACTGAAAAACATTGCAAAAAATCTTGATTTGGGTGTAATAGAAATAGAAGTTGGATCTGAAAGCGAGGGAATACTTGCTGCAACAACAAATCTGATTTCACAAAAAGGAATTGGCATAAGGCAAGCTTACGCTGAAGATACTGCACTTCAAAAAGCACCAATATTAACAATAATTACTGAAAAGCCAGTACAGGGCGACTTAATAAATGAATTTTTAAAAATAAAAGGAGTAACAAGAGTGTCAATATACTGA
- a CDS encoding TIGR00295 family protein encodes MEIELLKKENTPENVIEHSKAVCRKAMKIASNFEDADLELIREGALLHDIGRSRTHDINHAIAGVEIARTYGYDEDVLNIIERHIGAGITESEAVKLGLPKKSYVPETLEEKIVAHADNLISGSEEVDVDFVIVKWKRRIKDPEDNIERLIELDNELIKPFEE; translated from the coding sequence ATGGAAATAGAATTACTTAAAAAAGAAAATACTCCAGAAAATGTTATTGAACATTCAAAGGCAGTTTGTAGAAAAGCTATGAAAATAGCTTCTAATTTTGAAGATGCAGATTTAGAGTTAATCCGCGAAGGTGCACTTCTGCATGATATCGGACGGTCAAGAACCCATGACATAAACCATGCTATTGCCGGCGTTGAAATTGCCCGCACATATGGTTACGATGAGGACGTTTTAAATATTATTGAAAGACACATTGGCGCAGGCATTACCGAAAGTGAAGCCGTGAAACTCGGTCTTCCTAAAAAATCTTACGTTCCAGAGACTCTTGAAGAAAAAATTGTAGCTCATGCAGACAATCTGATTAGCGGAAGTGAAGAAGTGGATGTTGATTTCGTTATTGTAAAATGGAAGCGCAGAATCAAAGATCCGGAAGACAATATAGAAAGACTGATAGAACTTGATAATGAATTGATTAAACCTTTTGAGGAATAA
- a CDS encoding iron-sulfur cluster assembly protein, which yields MSEDLANDIKDAVSVINDPHMGISIVEMGIVQNITVDGDQAEIILKPTNPGCMSITRIAADAKVRAENVEGIENVKIIVEGHAMADSINEMINR from the coding sequence ATGTCAGAAGATTTAGCAAATGATATTAAAGACGCTGTTTCTGTAATTAATGACCCTCACATGGGCATAAGTATTGTAGAAATGGGAATTGTACAAAACATTACTGTAGATGGAGACCAAGCTGAAATTATCCTTAAACCAACCAATCCAGGTTGTATGAGTATCACCCGTATTGCAGCTGATGCTAAGGTAAGAGCTGAAAACGTTGAAGGTATTGAAAATGTGAAAATCATCGTTGAAGGACACGCTATGGCTGACTCCATTAACGAAATGATTAACAGATAA
- a CDS encoding DUF5591 domain-containing protein gives MKVICSSEESLYRPEAVRWRQRMEMMEPLGDTVVLLPCSMKKPYSNSKSHQKFRKLTRSFQELIVTSPFGICPRELENTFPIQSYDVSTTGKWSVDEIEESGKLIEKYTKGKKIVANLAGGYLQSLEAYCDDFVNVCVDERPTSPESLYNLRMELKNHQKISRREKTLHELRSIAKYQFGENGDKFIPDNVKTKGMYHKRILSDGKQLALLNKDHGLFRLNLPGGEILKELGINIVNIDFNLETNTVFAPGIQKADHNIIPNDEVVVVKDNDVIGVGKAIMTGREMEECDNGIGVKIKHRFK, from the coding sequence ATGAAAGTAATATGCTCAAGTGAAGAATCATTGTACCGCCCTGAGGCAGTTAGATGGAGACAAAGGATGGAAATGATGGAGCCTCTTGGTGATACCGTTGTATTGTTGCCCTGCAGTATGAAAAAACCTTATTCCAATTCAAAATCCCATCAGAAATTTAGAAAACTGACACGTTCATTTCAGGAACTGATTGTAACTTCCCCTTTTGGGATTTGTCCAAGGGAACTTGAAAATACATTCCCCATTCAATCTTATGATGTCAGCACCACAGGCAAATGGTCTGTGGATGAAATTGAAGAAAGCGGGAAACTGATTGAAAAATACACAAAAGGGAAAAAAATTGTAGCAAATCTTGCAGGAGGATACCTCCAATCCCTTGAAGCATATTGCGATGATTTTGTCAATGTTTGTGTGGATGAAAGACCAACATCCCCCGAATCCCTTTATAATTTAAGAATGGAACTTAAAAACCATCAAAAAATCAGCAGAAGAGAAAAGACACTGCATGAATTAAGGTCAATAGCAAAATACCAGTTCGGTGAAAATGGAGACAAATTCATTCCGGACAATGTGAAAACCAAAGGAATGTACCACAAAAGAATTTTATCAGACGGCAAACAGCTTGCATTACTCAATAAAGATCATGGTTTATTTAGATTAAATCTCCCAGGTGGAGAAATATTAAAAGAATTGGGAATTAATATTGTAAATATAGATTTCAATTTGGAAACCAATACTGTTTTTGCACCAGGAATCCAAAAAGCAGACCACAACATCATTCCTAATGACGAAGTAGTTGTTGTTAAAGACAATGATGTGATTGGAGTCGGCAAGGCAATCATGACCGGCCGTGAGATGGAGGAATGTGATAACGGAATAGGTGTTAAAATCAAACATAGATTTAAATAA